One Ammoniphilus sp. CFH 90114 genomic window carries:
- a CDS encoding ABC transporter ATP-binding protein produces the protein MIKTIGLTKKYGKLEALTDLNLHIEKGRVFGFIGPNGAGKSTTMLILSTLLRQTSGQAFVGGYDVEKYPSEVRRLIGYMPDFFGVYDNLKATEYLDFYCGAYQIAERKRTALIADLLELVNLTNKADSYVDSLSRGMKQRLGLARCLVHNPDVLILDEPASGLDPRARIEMREILKQLRHMGKTIIISSHILPELAELCDDIGVIEKGKLIACGPVQDMTAGSRGIVVMQLKVLDKEQEAERILEASPYVQRVDNKNRYLRFQFSGTEDHRAELLQSLLLAGIPVSSYSEAKENLEDVFLTITEGVGS, from the coding sequence ATGATTAAGACGATAGGTTTGACGAAGAAATATGGAAAGCTGGAGGCTTTAACGGACTTAAACTTGCATATCGAAAAAGGAAGAGTATTTGGGTTCATTGGTCCCAACGGTGCCGGGAAGTCTACAACGATGCTAATCCTTTCCACTTTGCTTCGCCAGACATCTGGGCAAGCCTTTGTGGGGGGATATGATGTAGAGAAATACCCATCTGAAGTGCGGCGACTCATCGGATATATGCCTGATTTCTTTGGTGTTTATGATAACTTAAAGGCAACCGAGTATCTAGATTTTTATTGTGGTGCTTATCAGATCGCCGAACGAAAACGTACAGCCTTGATTGCAGATCTCCTTGAGTTGGTTAATCTCACCAATAAAGCAGATAGTTATGTAGATTCCCTTTCAAGAGGAATGAAGCAGCGACTTGGTTTAGCTCGCTGTTTAGTACATAATCCTGATGTGCTTATCCTAGATGAGCCAGCTTCCGGCCTTGATCCTCGAGCAAGAATTGAAATGAGAGAAATATTAAAGCAATTAAGACACATGGGTAAGACCATTATCATTAGCTCTCATATTCTCCCTGAACTTGCGGAACTGTGTGACGATATTGGAGTAATTGAGAAGGGAAAACTCATCGCTTGTGGGCCTGTTCAAGATATGACGGCAGGTTCGAGAGGAATCGTGGTCATGCAGTTGAAGGTGTTAGATAAAGAACAAGAAGCTGAGCGAATATTAGAAGCCTCTCCTTATGTACAGCGAGTAGATAATAAGAACCGATATTTACGCTTTCAATTTAGCGGTACTGAGGATCACCGGGCAGAGTTATTGCAGAGCCTGCTTTTAGCAGGCATACCTGTAAGCAGTTATTCAGAGGCGAAAGAGAATTTGGAGGACGTGTTCCTTACCATAACCGAGGGGGTGGGCAGCTAA
- a CDS encoding ABC transporter permease, protein MKGFFPNPVIIKEVRERFRTGKTAWILGAYLFIMGTILLGFIYLGPYQRSFFRPGESREMFTILSVIQLGMIGFIAPALTAGTISGERERQTLNILLTTHLTPFSIVASKLLTSLAFIGLLLVSSLPLYSFVFLYGGNSPEQLVKVFIFFAVNMVFFGSLGAFCSAWFKRTGVSTIVAYCLTFFIGVGSGFLVYFLWEFYRMMEWEREQSAFLQILAALNPGFVLGDILGEKVAPFPTYPVTPWILFSVVYLVMSILFVIAATNIVNPLRKRFAAKS, encoded by the coding sequence ATGAAAGGTTTTTTTCCCAATCCAGTCATTATTAAAGAAGTAAGGGAACGATTCAGAACAGGAAAAACGGCATGGATTCTTGGGGCTTACTTATTCATCATGGGAACCATTCTGTTGGGATTCATCTATCTGGGACCGTACCAGCGCTCTTTTTTCCGTCCTGGAGAAAGTCGTGAGATGTTTACGATTCTCTCTGTCATTCAGTTAGGAATGATCGGATTTATTGCTCCTGCCTTGACAGCAGGAACAATCAGTGGAGAGAGAGAAAGACAGACCTTAAATATTTTGTTAACGACCCACTTAACCCCGTTTTCAATTGTAGCAAGCAAGTTACTTACCTCTCTTGCTTTCATTGGGTTACTGCTGGTGTCTTCCTTGCCTTTATACAGTTTTGTCTTCCTTTATGGAGGGAATTCTCCAGAGCAATTAGTCAAGGTGTTTATATTCTTTGCTGTCAATATGGTTTTCTTCGGGAGCTTAGGGGCCTTTTGCTCTGCTTGGTTTAAGAGAACGGGCGTAAGCACGATTGTGGCTTACTGCCTTACCTTTTTCATTGGGGTTGGCTCAGGGTTTCTTGTTTACTTTCTGTGGGAGTTCTATAGAATGATGGAATGGGAGCGAGAGCAGTCTGCTTTTTTACAGATCCTTGCAGCTTTGAACCCTGGTTTCGTATTAGGAGATATTCTGGGAGAGAAGGTCGCTCCTTTTCCCACATATCCTGTTACACCTTGGATTTTGTTTAGTGTGGTTTATTTGGTCATGAGTATATTGTTTGTTATTGCTGCGACTAACATTGTTAATCCGTTGCGCAAGCGATTCGCAGCTAAAAGTTAA
- a CDS encoding L-lactate permease: MSTGLLAFLSLLPILSVALFLVALRWPASRAMPICYIVAAGLALFIWQVPAAQVAAASVNGLVTAGTLLFIIFGAILLLNTLQESGGLRTIRQGFTDITPDRRIQVIIIAWLFGSFIEGAAGFGTPAAVAVPLLVGLGFPAMAAVVAGMIIQSTPVSFGAVGTPILVGINSGISSDEAIKAFAANLGYGEFGQFLNMIGAKIALLHAIGGTLIPLIVVAFLTKFYGKNRTFTEGLKVWKFALFSAFAMTIPYYLVAVFLGPEFPSMIGGLIGLAIVITAAKNGFLMPAKSEVWDFDKRENWDASWNGTIEIKDIAARNGNISMIKAWTPYILVGLFLVLTRLKQLPFMDMMRSWTVKFPNLFGTEISSSFQPLYLPGTIFIAVSLITFFLHQMDGGAYKRAVTNSFKTTLSASVALIFTVPMVQVFINSGGGAAEFARMPIALADGVAALTGSAWPIFAPFIGGLGAFVAGSNTVSNMMFSLFQFGVGERIGVDPTWMVALQAIGGAAGNMICVHNVVAASAVVGLVGREGEIIRKTVFPFVYYALLLGSIGYSIVWYSQKGFFNIGTFIAMAIGFAAIWVIATNNKRAAEFGTRKNIAS, encoded by the coding sequence ATGAGCACTGGTCTTTTAGCATTTCTATCCTTATTACCCATTCTATCCGTAGCTTTATTCCTTGTTGCCTTACGCTGGCCAGCCAGTAGAGCTATGCCAATTTGCTATATTGTGGCAGCTGGACTTGCTCTGTTCATATGGCAGGTTCCTGCGGCCCAAGTCGCGGCAGCTTCTGTAAACGGTTTAGTTACAGCAGGAACTCTGCTTTTCATCATTTTTGGAGCCATTCTATTATTAAATACGCTTCAAGAGAGCGGTGGACTTCGAACGATTCGCCAAGGATTTACAGACATTACACCAGACCGCCGCATTCAAGTCATCATTATTGCTTGGTTATTTGGTTCCTTTATCGAAGGAGCAGCAGGCTTTGGGACACCTGCTGCCGTTGCGGTACCTCTATTGGTCGGTTTAGGATTCCCTGCTATGGCAGCTGTTGTTGCAGGAATGATCATCCAGAGCACACCAGTTTCCTTCGGTGCCGTAGGTACCCCAATACTCGTTGGAATTAACAGCGGTATATCCTCTGATGAAGCTATTAAAGCTTTTGCTGCTAACCTAGGATATGGAGAATTTGGCCAATTCCTAAACATGATTGGTGCTAAAATCGCCCTTCTTCATGCTATTGGTGGAACATTAATTCCATTAATCGTAGTTGCTTTCTTGACGAAGTTTTATGGAAAGAATAGAACCTTTACAGAAGGATTAAAAGTTTGGAAGTTTGCTCTCTTCTCTGCTTTTGCCATGACGATTCCTTACTACCTTGTAGCTGTATTCCTCGGACCTGAATTCCCATCTATGATTGGGGGATTAATTGGACTTGCTATCGTCATTACAGCTGCTAAGAATGGATTCTTAATGCCTGCGAAGTCTGAAGTGTGGGACTTTGACAAAAGAGAAAATTGGGATGCTTCTTGGAACGGAACCATTGAAATTAAAGACATAGCCGCTCGCAATGGGAATATTAGTATGATTAAGGCCTGGACACCTTATATCCTTGTAGGTTTATTCCTCGTATTAACTCGCTTAAAACAGCTTCCATTCATGGATATGATGAGATCATGGACGGTGAAGTTCCCTAACCTTTTTGGAACAGAAATCAGTTCAAGCTTTCAGCCATTATATCTTCCTGGAACAATCTTTATAGCGGTATCTTTAATCACATTCTTCCTCCATCAAATGGACGGAGGAGCCTATAAGCGCGCTGTCACGAATTCATTTAAAACCACTTTATCTGCATCCGTAGCTCTAATCTTTACCGTTCCTATGGTTCAAGTCTTTATTAACAGCGGTGGTGGTGCTGCTGAATTTGCTAGAATGCCTATCGCTCTAGCTGATGGGGTAGCTGCTCTTACAGGATCGGCTTGGCCCATCTTTGCTCCCTTCATCGGTGGTCTAGGTGCTTTCGTTGCAGGTAGTAATACCGTTAGTAATATGATGTTCTCCTTGTTCCAGTTTGGCGTAGGAGAAAGAATTGGGGTCGATCCAACTTGGATGGTTGCCCTGCAAGCCATCGGTGGTGCTGCTGGGAATATGATTTGTGTGCATAACGTTGTCGCCGCTTCTGCTGTCGTAGGATTAGTCGGACGAGAAGGGGAGATTATCCGCAAAACGGTATTCCCATTTGTCTACTACGCTTTACTATTAGGTTCGATTGGTTACTCTATCGTATGGTACTCGCAAAAAGGCTTTTTCAACATCGGTACGTTTATCGCTATGGCGATCGGCTTTGCTGCCATTTGGGTTATTGCTACGAATAACAAGAGAGCAGCGGAGTTTGGAACGAGAAAGAACATTGCCTCTTAA
- a CDS encoding FadR/GntR family transcriptional regulator, giving the protein MNLTKKSYEIIAEELQRIIESGVYKPGDKIDTIENLAKEYHVGRSTIREALSQLKARGLVESRQGGGTYVTNPIPTISPFHDIPTSNTMELTQLLQVRKILEVGCIELAAELRTTSHIEELERILHQMKDAIGNEEISQVYDVNFHLAIAKATQNPLLQSMMEGISTVMIRTIRDTRKLWLYSKKESADRLFEEHHRMLQAIIQRDSNSAVTVMREHLSKVESVLKDS; this is encoded by the coding sequence ATGAACCTTACAAAGAAAAGCTATGAAATCATTGCGGAAGAACTGCAGCGCATTATCGAGTCAGGTGTATACAAACCAGGAGATAAAATCGATACAATCGAAAACCTGGCAAAAGAATACCATGTAGGTCGTTCTACGATTCGTGAAGCGCTAAGCCAATTAAAAGCTCGTGGCCTCGTCGAGTCCCGTCAAGGAGGAGGGACCTATGTTACGAATCCTATTCCCACTATTTCCCCCTTTCACGATATCCCAACATCCAATACGATGGAGTTAACTCAGCTCCTTCAGGTAAGAAAAATATTAGAGGTGGGCTGCATTGAACTCGCTGCTGAGCTTCGCACTACTTCCCATATTGAAGAATTAGAGCGTATTCTTCATCAGATGAAGGATGCGATAGGAAACGAAGAAATTAGCCAAGTTTATGATGTAAACTTTCACCTCGCCATTGCTAAAGCCACCCAGAATCCTTTGCTTCAATCGATGATGGAGGGAATATCTACCGTCATGATTCGAACCATTCGGGATACGAGAAAGTTATGGCTATATAGTAAAAAGGAATCAGCCGATCGGTTGTTCGAGGAACATCACCGGATGCTTCAAGCCATTATTCAGCGCGATTCGAATTCCGCCGTTACGGTCATGAGAGAGCACTTGTCAAAAGTTGAATCAGTTTTAAAGGACAGTTAA
- a CDS encoding FAD-binding oxidoreductase — protein MLSQELKNKFIAIVGSKYFLDSPNELYAYSYDATPIYQSMPDAVIMPETTQEVSAILKLANEHLIPIVPRGSGTNLAGGTIPVEGGIVLNMNRFNKIYEIDQKNLTATIGTGVVTSDLHKAVEAVGLFYPPDPGSMRISTVGGNMAQCAGGMRGLKYGVTKDYIMGLEYVLPSGEVLRSGGKNVKDVAGYDMTRLMVGSEGTLGVITEITVKLVPLPETKRTLVAYYRNLVDAARTVEKVISSKIIPATMEFMDQSTMKVVDDFAKLGLPLEMKSMLLIEQDGSEDQVVRDIERIAEIARQEGAAIVEVARTPEEGAKLLAARRSALAALSRLRPTTILEDATVPRSRLAEIVEEVERVAEKYQVQICTFGHAGDGNLHPTCMTDERNKEEIHRVEQAFDEIFHAAIRMGGTITGEHGVGMAKMNYLSLKVGDGGIELMKRLKAAFDPNNIMNPGKMFANSERRRVVVKQ, from the coding sequence ATGCTTAGTCAAGAATTGAAAAATAAATTTATTGCAATTGTAGGGAGTAAATATTTTTTAGATAGTCCGAATGAATTGTATGCGTATTCTTATGATGCCACTCCGATCTATCAGTCAATGCCAGACGCAGTGATTATGCCTGAAACGACTCAGGAAGTGTCAGCTATACTCAAGCTAGCCAATGAACATTTAATTCCTATTGTTCCCCGTGGATCGGGGACCAATCTGGCAGGGGGAACGATTCCAGTCGAAGGTGGAATTGTCCTCAATATGAATCGTTTTAATAAAATCTATGAAATTGACCAGAAGAATCTTACAGCAACAATTGGGACTGGGGTAGTTACTTCTGATTTGCATAAGGCAGTTGAAGCGGTTGGCTTATTTTATCCTCCAGACCCTGGTAGTATGAGAATCTCAACGGTTGGTGGCAATATGGCCCAATGTGCAGGTGGAATGCGCGGGCTAAAGTACGGCGTAACGAAAGATTATATTATGGGTTTGGAGTATGTATTGCCATCTGGAGAAGTCCTTCGTTCTGGAGGAAAGAACGTGAAGGATGTTGCCGGATACGATATGACTCGATTGATGGTTGGATCGGAAGGAACGCTTGGGGTGATCACTGAAATTACAGTGAAATTAGTTCCATTACCGGAAACGAAACGTACACTCGTTGCTTATTACCGGAACTTAGTCGATGCAGCCCGCACCGTTGAAAAAGTTATCTCATCAAAGATCATTCCAGCTACCATGGAGTTTATGGATCAATCGACAATGAAAGTGGTTGACGACTTTGCCAAACTAGGATTACCTCTAGAGATGAAGTCAATGCTTCTTATTGAACAAGATGGAAGCGAAGATCAAGTCGTTCGTGATATTGAGAGAATAGCGGAGATTGCTCGCCAGGAAGGAGCAGCCATTGTGGAGGTGGCTAGAACTCCTGAGGAAGGCGCGAAGTTGCTAGCTGCAAGAAGGTCTGCCTTGGCTGCCTTATCTCGTCTTCGTCCGACGACGATTCTCGAAGATGCAACAGTGCCTCGCTCTCGCTTGGCCGAAATTGTAGAAGAGGTAGAACGTGTGGCCGAGAAGTATCAAGTTCAGATTTGTACTTTTGGTCACGCTGGAGATGGAAATCTCCATCCGACTTGCATGACGGATGAGCGTAATAAAGAAGAAATCCACCGAGTCGAGCAGGCGTTTGATGAGATTTTCCATGCTGCTATTCGGATGGGAGGGACCATTACGGGTGAGCACGGTGTGGGAATGGCGAAGATGAACTATCTAAGTCTGAAGGTCGGTGACGGCGGAATTGAACTGATGAAAAGACTGAAGGCAGCATTTGACCCGAATAATATTATGAACCCTGGCAAGATGTTTGCTAACAGTGAAAGACGCAGAGTGGTGGTGAAACAATAA
- a CDS encoding (Fe-S)-binding protein encodes MANGNGWLAKFNMDEIMNCMHCGFCLPACPTYRETGMEHASPRGRIALMKGVAKEQLSLDEEFEKNMYLCLGCRACETACPAGVPYGSLVETAREVVEDGKKSKEKPSIIRTVVFEQLFTKPKRMKLLGTALWAAQATGMQKLADMTGLINVLPKPMAEMQKAVDTVASPWERKKRQSIMKAEKETRFTVGLFTGCIQDVMFYETNQATARLLQKAGCDVVFVENQSCCGALHAHSGEKDGAMGLAKRNIEAFERANVDFIVNNAGGCGAALKEYHHWFHDDAEWKERAMSFVSKMRDANELLSELPQITFSKPLNARVTYQDSCHLAHGQGVRNQPRQLIRCIPGVEYVELTNADSCCGSAGIYNITNYDMSMQILDGKMEHVKETRAHYVVTSNPGCLLQMKNGIIRAGMQGKMEAIHIMDLLDRAL; translated from the coding sequence ATGGCAAATGGTAACGGTTGGTTGGCAAAGTTTAATATGGATGAAATTATGAACTGTATGCATTGCGGATTTTGTTTACCTGCTTGCCCCACCTACCGGGAAACGGGAATGGAACATGCTAGCCCGCGTGGTCGGATCGCTCTCATGAAGGGAGTTGCGAAAGAGCAGCTGTCCCTAGACGAAGAATTTGAGAAAAATATGTACCTTTGCCTCGGTTGCCGTGCTTGTGAGACGGCCTGTCCGGCAGGAGTTCCTTATGGAAGTCTGGTAGAGACGGCGCGAGAAGTAGTTGAAGACGGCAAGAAAAGTAAGGAAAAGCCATCTATTATTCGTACGGTTGTTTTTGAGCAACTATTTACTAAACCGAAACGAATGAAGCTATTGGGTACTGCATTATGGGCAGCACAGGCTACAGGAATGCAAAAGCTAGCAGATATGACAGGATTAATTAATGTTTTGCCTAAACCTATGGCAGAGATGCAAAAAGCAGTAGACACTGTAGCATCACCATGGGAAAGAAAGAAAAGACAGTCAATCATGAAGGCGGAGAAAGAAACTCGTTTTACAGTTGGATTGTTTACGGGTTGTATTCAAGACGTGATGTTCTATGAAACCAATCAGGCTACAGCTCGTCTCTTACAAAAAGCAGGCTGTGATGTCGTGTTTGTAGAGAACCAGTCATGCTGCGGTGCGCTTCATGCCCATAGTGGTGAAAAAGACGGGGCCATGGGTTTAGCCAAGCGAAATATCGAAGCCTTCGAACGGGCGAATGTGGATTTTATTGTGAATAATGCAGGAGGTTGCGGTGCTGCTCTAAAGGAGTATCACCACTGGTTCCACGATGATGCAGAATGGAAGGAACGCGCGATGAGTTTCGTGTCGAAGATGCGGGATGCAAATGAACTTTTGAGCGAACTTCCTCAGATTACATTCAGTAAACCGTTAAATGCAAGAGTCACCTATCAAGATTCCTGCCACTTGGCCCATGGGCAGGGAGTTCGCAATCAACCTCGTCAGTTGATCCGTTGCATTCCAGGAGTAGAGTATGTGGAGCTGACGAATGCAGACAGTTGTTGTGGGTCTGCGGGAATTTATAATATTACGAATTATGATATGTCCATGCAAATCTTAGACGGAAAGATGGAACATGTAAAGGAAACAAGAGCTCATTATGTCGTGACCTCAAATCCTGGTTGTCTTCTCCAGATGAAGAACGGAATTATTCGAGCAGGCATGCAAGGAAAGATGGAAGCCATTCATATCATGGACTTGCTAGACCGCGCCTTATAA
- a CDS encoding FadR/GntR family transcriptional regulator — MKPQFKVRKTYEEVADYLRDQIISGVYQSGERLPSLRELGEILGVGQSTIREAIGSLKTMGLVTIRQGEGTFVTRFEPEELKMTLESIRPVTKQDIRSLYEVRKVIETGIVRLAAERRTVDDLRLIGEALDKMEEAHHGNLREQGDEADWSFHFAIAQASHNEMLVSVMHSISEMMERTMKASRQKLYEIEGVGEKLLDDHRNIYEAIRLQNINQAQEAMLRHLQGVEEFMLK, encoded by the coding sequence ATGAAACCGCAGTTTAAAGTGCGTAAAACCTACGAAGAGGTTGCTGATTATTTACGCGATCAGATCATCTCAGGTGTCTATCAATCTGGTGAACGGTTGCCATCCTTAAGAGAGTTAGGAGAAATTCTCGGTGTTGGACAATCTACTATACGTGAAGCCATCGGCTCCTTAAAGACCATGGGTTTAGTTACCATTCGTCAAGGAGAAGGAACCTTTGTAACCCGTTTTGAACCTGAAGAGTTAAAGATGACATTAGAGTCCATTAGACCTGTAACAAAGCAGGATATTCGTTCACTATATGAAGTGCGTAAAGTTATTGAAACCGGAATTGTGCGTCTTGCAGCCGAAAGAAGAACAGTAGATGACTTACGCTTAATTGGGGAAGCGCTTGACAAGATGGAAGAAGCACATCATGGGAACTTGCGGGAGCAGGGTGATGAGGCGGACTGGAGCTTTCATTTTGCCATTGCTCAAGCCTCCCATAATGAAATGCTAGTTTCGGTTATGCACTCCATATCAGAGATGATGGAGAGAACGATGAAGGCGTCTCGCCAGAAACTATACGAGATTGAGGGTGTAGGCGAGAAGCTGCTAGATGATCATCGCAACATCTATGAGGCGATCCGTCTCCAGAACATTAATCAAGCACAAGAAGCCATGCTCAGGCATTTGCAAGGTGTTGAAGAGTTTATGCTTAAGTAA